In Priestia megaterium NBRC 15308 = ATCC 14581, the following proteins share a genomic window:
- a CDS encoding glycosyltransferase family 4 protein, protein MVVKSKTEKRKLLIYAHYYTPDVASTGQLLKELAEGMLEEFDITVICVVPSYTGKVSPEYKVKMFHKEVINDVNILRIRVPEFSKSNKISRVKNILAYFFGAVVATFKVGKMDYVYSISQPPILGGLLGVWGKWMKRAKYIYNIQDFNPEQTMAVGYSKNKFVLKMMMSFDKFSCKQADKVIVVGRDMVETLKKRFKYKRVPSYAFINNWTNEKEIYPLPSNHEKVVAFKKKYGLEGKFVVMYSGNLGLYYDLENLMNVINKFKHRDDVVFAFIGEGSIKEKLVSYKENHDLDNVKFIPYQDKADLVYSLNAGDVHWCLNAKGIKGVSVPSKLYGIIAAGKPIIGALEENSEARLIIEDTKCGYVTEPGNYEEIENIINTFLNEKESNVLAGMSERGRDYLVSNLTKDVSVHKYIGEIKSS, encoded by the coding sequence ATGGTTGTAAAATCGAAAACGGAAAAGAGAAAACTTCTAATATACGCACATTACTATACACCTGATGTAGCGTCTACAGGTCAATTATTAAAAGAATTAGCAGAAGGTATGCTTGAAGAGTTTGATATAACAGTTATATGTGTTGTGCCTTCTTACACAGGGAAGGTATCTCCTGAATATAAAGTGAAAATGTTCCATAAAGAAGTAATTAATGATGTAAATATTCTTCGAATTCGCGTTCCAGAGTTTTCTAAAAGCAATAAAATTAGCCGAGTTAAAAATATTCTTGCCTATTTCTTTGGGGCTGTAGTAGCTACTTTTAAAGTTGGAAAAATGGACTATGTTTATTCTATTTCTCAGCCACCTATACTTGGAGGTCTATTAGGAGTATGGGGGAAATGGATGAAACGAGCAAAGTATATCTACAATATTCAAGACTTCAATCCAGAACAAACGATGGCGGTTGGATACAGCAAAAATAAATTTGTTTTAAAAATGATGATGAGTTTTGATAAATTTAGCTGTAAACAAGCCGATAAAGTAATTGTAGTAGGTCGAGATATGGTTGAAACGCTAAAAAAGAGATTTAAATACAAGAGAGTGCCAAGCTATGCTTTTATTAACAACTGGACGAATGAAAAAGAAATTTATCCTTTACCATCTAATCACGAAAAAGTAGTAGCTTTTAAAAAGAAGTATGGTTTGGAAGGGAAATTTGTAGTGATGTATTCAGGTAACTTGGGTCTTTACTATGACCTAGAAAACCTGATGAATGTTATTAATAAGTTCAAACATCGTGACGATGTTGTTTTTGCATTTATAGGGGAAGGTTCTATTAAAGAAAAACTTGTCTCTTATAAAGAAAATCATGATTTAGATAACGTCAAATTCATTCCATATCAAGATAAAGCTGATTTAGTTTACAGCTTAAACGCAGGCGATGTTCACTGGTGCTTAAATGCAAAAGGTATTAAAGGCGTATCGGTTCCGAGTAAATTATATGGAATTATTGCAGCAGGTAAGCCAATTATCGGCGCTTTAGAAGAGAATTCAGAAGCTAGATTGATAATAGAAGATACTAAGTGTGGTTACGTAACGGAACCAGGAAACTACGAAGAAATTGAAAATATTATTAATACTTTTCTGAATGAAAAAGAAAGTAATGTACTAGCTGGAATGAGTGAACGTGGAAGGGATTATTTAGTAAGTAATTTAACAAAAGATGTCTCTGTACACAAATATATCGGAGAAATTAAATCTTCATAA
- the fcl gene encoding GDP-L-fucose synthase: MNKNSKIYVAGHRGLVGSAIVRKLQEKGYSNLVYRTSAELDLRDKPTVDAFFAEEKPEFVFLAAAKVGGIVANNEYPAEFIHDNLLIQSNIIDAAYRNDVEKLLFLGSTCIYPKLAPQPLKEEYLLTGELEPTNEPYAIAKIAGIKMCESYNRQYGTKYISAMPTNLYGPNDNFDLHTSHVLPALLRKFHEAKESNAPFVEMWGTGTPKREFLYSDDLADACVFLMNTYEGNEIVNIGVGEDITIKELGEKVKAVVGYEGNIQFDTSKPDGTPRKLVDVTKLNSLGWKAETALEDGLQKAYQWFLDNELAAAK; encoded by the coding sequence ATGAACAAAAATTCGAAAATTTACGTAGCTGGTCATAGAGGTCTCGTCGGTTCAGCTATCGTACGAAAACTACAAGAAAAAGGCTATAGCAATCTAGTGTATCGCACAAGCGCTGAGCTAGATTTAAGAGACAAGCCGACAGTAGACGCATTCTTTGCTGAAGAAAAGCCAGAATTTGTTTTCTTAGCAGCCGCTAAAGTAGGTGGTATTGTGGCAAACAATGAATATCCAGCGGAATTTATTCACGATAACTTATTGATTCAATCAAATATTATTGATGCAGCATATCGCAATGATGTAGAGAAACTATTATTCCTAGGAAGTACATGTATTTATCCAAAATTAGCGCCTCAGCCATTAAAAGAAGAATACTTACTAACAGGTGAGCTGGAGCCAACAAACGAACCGTATGCAATTGCTAAAATTGCTGGAATCAAAATGTGTGAATCCTATAACCGTCAGTACGGAACAAAATATATCTCGGCAATGCCTACTAACCTTTACGGTCCAAACGACAATTTTGACCTTCATACATCACACGTTCTTCCTGCACTGCTTCGTAAGTTCCATGAAGCGAAAGAAAGCAATGCGCCGTTTGTTGAAATGTGGGGAACAGGCACACCAAAACGTGAATTTCTATATTCAGATGACCTAGCAGATGCGTGCGTATTCTTAATGAATACATATGAAGGCAATGAAATCGTTAATATCGGTGTGGGAGAAGATATTACGATTAAAGAACTTGGCGAAAAAGTAAAAGCAGTTGTTGGTTATGAAGGAAATATTCAGTTTGATACGTCAAAACCAGACGGAACGCCTCGTAAACTAGTAGACGTAACAAAATTGAACAGTCTTGGCTGGAAAGCAGAAACAGCTTTAGAAGACGGTCTTCAAAAAGCGTATCAGTGGTTTTTAGATAACGAACTAGCTGCAGCAAAATAA
- a CDS encoding VanZ family protein, translated as MILKRICVVAMILAISHFSHTPHLQVTDPNSWSNASVWNHKATLWSVLHPGSEFYTSYTYGFNLEFILRKIAHISFFGLLALLIYWNLKKNSWRYVKAWVLLACFAFLDELHQAFIIGRDGRIIDVAIDSFGGALFLFLLYRYKKISRI; from the coding sequence ATGATATTAAAAAGAATTTGTGTTGTTGCGATGATACTTGCTATTTCCCATTTTTCCCACACACCTCACCTTCAAGTGACGGACCCAAACTCTTGGAGCAATGCTTCAGTCTGGAATCATAAAGCCACTCTCTGGTCTGTGTTACATCCTGGCAGTGAATTTTATACGTCTTATACATACGGCTTTAACCTAGAGTTTATCTTGCGTAAAATTGCTCATATCTCTTTCTTCGGCTTGTTAGCCCTATTAATTTACTGGAATTTGAAAAAAAATTCATGGAGATATGTAAAAGCGTGGGTTTTACTCGCTTGTTTTGCTTTTTTAGACGAACTGCATCAAGCGTTTATTATTGGACGCGACGGGCGAATTATTGATGTGGCTATCGATTCATTTGGTGGGGCGCTGTTTTTATTTTTACTATACAGATACAAAAAGATCTCTAGAATATAG
- a CDS encoding sugar transferase, translating into MVQKKVQPNNQAGYLLAKRCVDIAGAIVGLLVLFVVFLIVGLLIKLEDPKGSIFFSQKRVGKNGEEFNMYKFRSMVSDAEAKLAALLEQNEATGAMFKMKNDPRITKIGRFIRKTSIDELPQLINVLKGDMSLVGPRPPLVREVIEYTEYQMQRLLVTPGCTGLWQVSGRSNVGFEEMVELDLTYITTRSLTADIKIICRTIFMLFGSKNAY; encoded by the coding sequence GTGGTACAAAAGAAAGTTCAGCCTAATAATCAAGCCGGGTACCTTTTGGCGAAGAGATGTGTAGATATAGCAGGAGCAATCGTCGGTTTACTTGTTTTGTTTGTTGTTTTTCTTATTGTTGGTCTTTTAATAAAGCTCGAAGACCCGAAAGGTTCAATTTTCTTTTCTCAAAAAAGAGTGGGGAAAAATGGTGAAGAATTTAATATGTACAAATTTCGTTCCATGGTTTCAGATGCCGAAGCAAAATTAGCTGCATTGCTTGAACAAAATGAAGCTACGGGTGCGATGTTTAAAATGAAAAATGATCCGCGTATCACGAAAATAGGGAGATTCATCAGGAAAACTAGTATTGATGAACTGCCTCAGTTAATCAACGTCTTAAAAGGCGATATGAGTCTAGTAGGTCCACGGCCGCCGCTTGTAAGAGAAGTAATCGAGTATACAGAATATCAAATGCAAAGATTGCTTGTCACTCCTGGCTGTACAGGACTATGGCAAGTAAGCGGAAGAAGTAACGTAGGGTTTGAAGAAATGGTCGAATTAGATTTAACATACATAACAACACGTTCCCTAACGGCCGATATTAAAATTATATGCCGAACTATTTTTATGCTGTTTGGCTCGAAAAATGCTTATTAA
- the gmd gene encoding GDP-mannose 4,6-dehydratase yields the protein MKTALITGVTGQDGSYLAELLLEKGYEVHGLIRRSSSYNQERLEDLLTEEAASALLNNSNFHLHYGDVTDALNVTRIIGDIQPDEIYNLAAQSHVRVSFDMPGYTLDVDAKGTLNILEAVRILGLTDKTRVYQASTSELYGKVQEVPQKETTPFYPRSPYGVAKIYGFWITKNYRESYSMFAVNGILFNHESERRGETFVTRKITLAASRIAQGKQQKLTLGNLDSLRDWGYAKDYVECMWLILQHDKPEDFVIATGEMHSVREFVQLAFKHTGIEIEWSGEGLEEKGTNKATGEVIVEIDPKFFRPAEVDQLLGDPTKAKTLLKWNPTKTSFEELVRIMVEADMKKVESEEKIKVMFD from the coding sequence ATGAAAACAGCATTAATTACAGGTGTAACAGGACAAGATGGATCATACTTAGCAGAACTTTTACTAGAAAAAGGCTATGAAGTGCACGGACTAATTCGCCGCAGCTCTTCTTATAACCAAGAGCGTCTAGAAGATCTTTTAACAGAAGAAGCAGCGAGCGCATTATTAAACAACTCAAACTTCCACCTTCACTATGGTGACGTAACAGATGCATTAAATGTTACTCGTATTATTGGTGACATTCAGCCAGATGAAATTTACAATCTAGCTGCACAGTCACATGTACGTGTGTCTTTTGATATGCCTGGATATACATTAGATGTTGATGCAAAAGGTACGTTAAACATTCTTGAAGCTGTACGTATTTTAGGGTTAACAGATAAAACACGTGTGTACCAAGCTTCTACATCTGAACTGTACGGAAAAGTTCAAGAAGTACCACAAAAGGAAACAACACCTTTCTACCCTCGTTCTCCATATGGCGTAGCGAAAATTTACGGCTTTTGGATTACAAAGAACTACCGTGAATCTTATAGCATGTTTGCAGTAAACGGTATTTTATTTAACCATGAATCAGAGCGCCGCGGCGAAACGTTCGTAACACGTAAAATTACGCTTGCTGCTTCACGTATCGCGCAAGGCAAGCAGCAAAAATTAACGCTTGGAAACTTAGACTCTTTACGTGACTGGGGTTACGCAAAAGACTATGTAGAATGCATGTGGTTAATTCTTCAACACGATAAACCTGAAGATTTTGTTATTGCGACTGGTGAAATGCACTCAGTACGTGAATTTGTACAGCTTGCATTCAAACATACAGGCATTGAAATTGAGTGGAGCGGTGAAGGTCTAGAAGAAAAAGGAACAAATAAAGCAACGGGTGAAGTGATCGTAGAAATCGATCCTAAGTTCTTCCGTCCTGCAGAAGTGGATCAATTGTTAGGTGATCCAACTAAAGCCAAGACTTTATTAAAGTGGAACCCCACTAAGACTTCGTTTGAAGAATTAGTTCGCATTATGGTGGAAGCGGACATGAAGAAGGTTGAAAGCGAAGAGAAGATTAAGGTGATGTTTGATTAA
- a CDS encoding VanZ family protein gives MLKRNSINVLFLVSILLVLRLTMFPESSLGIGEGKGGINLVPFYTMRDLLFHHSFSDFILNNIGNIILFLPFGFFLAMRFRKIDNLPKSFLVGMFFSVLIEIVQLFMPNRWTDIDDVLLNTLGTGIGYSLFKTLNYIKEV, from the coding sequence ATGTTAAAGAGGAATTCTATTAATGTTTTATTTTTAGTTTCTATTCTGCTTGTCCTTAGGTTAACCATGTTTCCAGAAAGTTCGTTAGGCATTGGTGAAGGAAAAGGTGGCATCAATCTTGTGCCATTCTACACAATGAGGGATTTATTATTTCATCATTCATTTAGCGACTTTATTCTAAATAATATAGGAAATATTATTTTGTTTTTACCGTTTGGTTTTTTCTTAGCTATGAGATTTAGGAAAATAGATAATTTGCCAAAAAGTTTCCTCGTGGGAATGTTCTTTTCTGTACTCATTGAAATAGTTCAACTATTTATGCCAAATCGGTGGACAGATATTGATGACGTTCTCTTGAACACTTTAGGGACGGGTATAGGATATAGTCTGTTTAAGACGCTAAACTACATAAAAGAAGTCTAA
- the galU gene encoding UTP--glucose-1-phosphate uridylyltransferase GalU → MKKIKKAIIPAAGLGTRFLPATKAMPKEMLPIVDKPTIQYIVEEAVQSGIEDIIIVTGKGKRAIEDHFDYAPELENNLVEKEKFDILEKVRQSSNVDIHYIRQKEPKGLGHAVWCARNFIGDEPFAVLLGDDIVQAETPCLRQLMNEYEQTLSSVIGVQTVSENQTHRYGIVDPISNDGRRHQVNTFVEKPAAGTAPSNLAIMGRYVFTPEIFKFLEEQEVGAGGEIQLTDAIQKLNEIQRVFAYDFEGKRYDVGEKLGFIQTTIEFALQHEDLRDNLLTIMEDLLKKETKKPVEIE, encoded by the coding sequence ATGAAAAAAATTAAAAAAGCTATTATTCCAGCTGCTGGACTCGGCACTCGTTTTTTACCAGCAACGAAAGCAATGCCAAAAGAAATGCTTCCAATCGTTGATAAACCAACTATTCAATATATCGTCGAAGAAGCGGTTCAATCGGGTATTGAAGACATCATCATCGTAACGGGCAAAGGAAAACGCGCGATTGAAGATCATTTTGATTATGCTCCAGAACTTGAAAATAATTTAGTTGAAAAAGAAAAATTCGATATTTTAGAAAAAGTGCGTCAATCCTCAAATGTTGATATTCACTATATCCGTCAAAAAGAACCAAAAGGATTAGGTCACGCTGTATGGTGTGCTCGTAACTTTATCGGCGATGAACCATTTGCCGTGTTGTTAGGCGATGATATTGTCCAAGCAGAAACACCTTGTCTTCGTCAATTAATGAATGAATATGAACAAACTCTTTCGTCCGTAATAGGCGTGCAAACGGTTTCTGAAAATCAAACGCATCGCTATGGCATCGTAGATCCAATTTCAAACGACGGCCGCCGTCACCAAGTGAATACATTTGTAGAAAAACCAGCCGCGGGTACAGCTCCTTCGAATCTAGCAATCATGGGGCGCTACGTCTTCACTCCTGAAATCTTTAAATTTTTAGAAGAACAAGAAGTCGGAGCAGGCGGTGAAATTCAATTAACCGATGCTATTCAAAAGCTAAATGAAATTCAGCGTGTATTTGCGTATGACTTTGAAGGCAAGCGCTATGATGTAGGAGAAAAGCTAGGATTTATTCAGACAACTATTGAATTTGCTCTTCAACATGAGGATTTACGAGATAATTTATTAACAATTATGGAAGATTTATTGAAAAAAGAAACGAAGAAGCCGGTAGAAATAGAGTAG